Within the Flavobacterium sp. 9R genome, the region TACGAAAATAGTTGTAGCGACAAGACTTAACAATAGTAAAAGAAAAAGATATTTTAGGATTTGCATGAGATTTTGGATATATACTTTCGTAAAGTTAGAAATTTTATTCAAAAAGTAGGAGTACTTTTTAGAATTGATTCTTACTTTATAATAATAAGCTTGGTAATCTAGAAAGAATAGTGGTTTTAATGCTTAAGATAAATTTTTATAAGGAACAAAAGCCCAATAAAAAGAAGGAATCCTAATAAAATTTTATAATTTCCTTTATAAAACATTCGGTGTAAATTGGCATCTTTTCGGTAAGCAATAATCATTGCAAATATAAAGGCGATGGCGAAACAAGCGCCAAAAATTAATTGTCCTTGACTAAACATAGTGGTAAATTTTTCTACAAATTTAAGTAATTGAATAGGAATTATTGCTAATTTGCTACTTCAATTAACTTATCTAATTATGCAAAAACAAATTGAAGCGGTAAAGGAATTTCATACAGCTTTTGCCATTGGGCATAAAGAACAACCACATGCTGATTTGGGTGAATCAAAGAATTTACTTCGATTTAATTTAATGAAAGAGGAAAATGAAGAATATCTTGAAGCAGCAAATAACAATGATATTGTTGAAATTGCTGATGCTCTTGGAGATATGATGTATATTTTATGTGGAACCATTATTGAACATGGTTTACAAAATCATATTGAAGCTGTTTTTGACGAAATTCAGCGAAGTAATATGAGTAAATTGGGTGAAGACGGAAAACCAATCTATAGAGAAGATGGAAAAGTCATGAAAGGACCTAATTATTTTAAACCTGATTTTTCTAAAATTCTAAAAATTGTAGAAGATTCTATGTAATAAAAAAAGGCGATTTTCAAATTGAAAATCGCCTTTTGCTATTTATGTGCAGAAATATTAAATTTTTACTGTCCAACCAAATGGGTCAGCTTCTAATTTGTGCTGCATATTAGTAAGTTTACTTTTTAACTGTTCAGCATATGAATTTTCAATTTTAGGTAACTCATAATATTCCTCTTTATAGGAATACCCAACAATTGGATTTACAACTGCGGCTGTACCAGCACCAAAAATTTCTTTTAGGGTTCCGTTTTTAGAAGCTTCTACTAACTCGCTAACTAAAACTGGTCGTACTTCTACATTTATCCCTTCTTTTTGTGCTAACTCAATTAGACTTTTTCTTGTGATTCCATCTAAAATTCGTTCACTTACAGGTGCAGTTAATAGCGTGTCATTTATTCTAAAAAACACATTCATTGTACCTGCTTCTTCTAATTTTGTATGTGTAGCATCATCTGTCCAGATTACTTGTTGGAATCCTTCTTTGTTTGCTAATGTTGTTGGGTAAAATTGTGCAGCATAATTTCCTGCAGCTTTAGCAGCTCCAATACCTCCATTAGCTGCTCTACTGTAATGCTCAGCAATTAAAACTTTTACTTCTCCAGAATAGTAAGCTTTTGCAGGAGAAAGGATAATCATAAATTTATACTCGCTTGATGGGTTAGCTACCACACCTTCACCAGTTGCAATCATAAAAGGACGAATGTACATCGTGTTTCCTAATCCTTTTTTTACCCAAGCTTCGTCAATTTTCAAAAGTTCGTTAAGACCATTCATAAAAACTTCTTTAGGAACTTCTGGCATAGCCATTCTTACTGCCGATGCATTAAATCTTTTGTAATTTTCATCTGGTCTGAAAAGCCATAAATCGTTGTTATCATCTTTATATGCTTTCATGCCTTCAAAAATAGCTTGACCGTAATGAAAAACTTTTGCTGAAGGGTCTAGAAGAAAAGGTTGGTAAGGCTTAATAACTGGTTGTTGCCAAGCGCCATTTTTAAAATCACATTCAAATAAATGGTCCGTAAAAACGGCTCCAAAACTTAAGTTATCAAAATCTACTTCGTTTATTTTTGAAGTAGCAGCTTTTGTTATGTTAATTGTAGTTGCTTGAGAAGTACTCATGATTATGTATTAATAGTTTTTAGTTTCAATAATTAAATAAAAAAATAGATTTTTCTCTTTTGATTTTATTTTTTACAAAATTAAGTAAAAAAGGCTAAAAACGATGCGAAAATTGTATGATGTATTTCATTTAATTGCGATTTATGTATTTTTTAAAAATCAGATTTATTTACTGTGATTTTATATGAAATATATAATAAATACTTGCGTTTTTGTCCGTTAAAGAACCTAACTATTGCTAAATTTTGTTTTAAAGTGAAATTACAAATTCACAAATAAACATCAATTTGTTTTGAAATCGTCATTCGTACTATCTTTACATCGCTCAACACCCAAAACAACAACAGAAAATCTATTTCAAAAACAATCTTTATTCGTATGAAAAGAAGAATTATCCAAACCTTAGATGGCTCAACTACTATTCAAATTGAAGATTGGGACGAATGTTATCATTCTAAACACGGAGCAATTCAAGAAGCTAAACACGTTTTTATTAAGAATGGTTTGGCTTTGTTTCCGTCTCAAAATATTTCCATTCTAGAAATTGGTTTTGGTACAGGTCTTAATGCTTTTATAACTTTTTTGGAAGCTAAAAAACGCAATCAATCTATTAATTATGTTGGAGTAGAAGCTTATCCTATTTCAATTGAAGAATTAAAAGGAATGAATTATGTAGAAGAACTCGAGGCTTTGGAGTACGAATCCGTTTTTGAAAAAATGCATCGTGATGATTGGGAAAAGTCCATTGTAATAGATGAAGATTTTTGTTTAAC harbors:
- a CDS encoding nucleoside triphosphate pyrophosphohydrolase family protein, encoding MQKQIEAVKEFHTAFAIGHKEQPHADLGESKNLLRFNLMKEENEEYLEAANNNDIVEIADALGDMMYILCGTIIEHGLQNHIEAVFDEIQRSNMSKLGEDGKPIYREDGKVMKGPNYFKPDFSKILKIVEDSM
- a CDS encoding branched-chain amino acid aminotransferase translates to MSTSQATTINITKAATSKINEVDFDNLSFGAVFTDHLFECDFKNGAWQQPVIKPYQPFLLDPSAKVFHYGQAIFEGMKAYKDDNNDLWLFRPDENYKRFNASAVRMAMPEVPKEVFMNGLNELLKIDEAWVKKGLGNTMYIRPFMIATGEGVVANPSSEYKFMIILSPAKAYYSGEVKVLIAEHYSRAANGGIGAAKAAGNYAAQFYPTTLANKEGFQQVIWTDDATHTKLEEAGTMNVFFRINDTLLTAPVSERILDGITRKSLIELAQKEGINVEVRPVLVSELVEASKNGTLKEIFGAGTAAVVNPIVGYSYKEEYYELPKIENSYAEQLKSKLTNMQHKLEADPFGWTVKI
- the mnmD gene encoding tRNA (5-methylaminomethyl-2-thiouridine)(34)-methyltransferase MnmD codes for the protein MKRRIIQTLDGSTTIQIEDWDECYHSKHGAIQEAKHVFIKNGLALFPSQNISILEIGFGTGLNAFITFLEAKKRNQSINYVGVEAYPISIEELKGMNYVEELEALEYESVFEKMHRDDWEKSIVIDEDFCLTKRQQFFEAIDDVEQYDLIYFDAFGYRVQPDLWSTAIFQKMYTALKNNGILVTYAARGVVKRSMIEVGFKVEKLAGPPGKREMFRATKLVP